TTTGGCATATGATTTTGCACTAGCATTTGTGCTAGATACACCGGCAACAGCTACAAATGATAATGCAGCTACGCCAGCAAAAAGAGTCTTTTTCAATGACTTTTTCATGTGTAATTTCCTCCCAAAAAATTGTTTTTTCAAGTTACCTAGACATGCAAAAACATGCTTCAATTAACTTGCTGTAAATAGTATAACATAATCAAGGTTGAATGCAAAAGAAAACAGGAGTTGTAAAGGCTTTAACATTTTTTTGTAATCTATATGCCATGATAATTAATAAATGATCGCTCTATTAAGTAGATTCCCCACTATGTGTTAGTATATTACCCAAAGGAGAATAATAATGCCATCAATACGTAAGCATGGTCATGGATACCAAGTAAGATACTACTATTATGATGCCAATGGTCAGGAACACGAGAAAACTAAGAGCGGCTTTAGAACTAAATCAGCTGCAAAGCTATTTGCGAGTCAATTGGAAATCGATATCCACAATGGTTTGGATCTCGTTCCTAAAGATCCTAAGTTTGCTGACTATTTTGACTATTTTTATCACACGTACAAAGAACCCAAAATTGAGAATCAGACTAAGAATCGCTATAAAATAACTAGTCGAGTATTACATAATTATTTCGGTGATGTTACTTTAAAAAGTATTGACCGACCACAATATCAAGCATTTATTAACTTCTATGGTCATTCTCATGCAAAAGATACTGTTTATAAAGTTAATTCACTGATTAGAGCAACCGTTCAAAATGCCATTCTTGACGATCTGATTCATAAAGATTTCACCCAGCGAGTCAGTCTTATTTATGACAAGTCACGTGATAAGCATGTGGAATACCTCAACGTGGCTGAGATTAAGCGTCTCATCGCTTATTTGGAGAATCACTTAAACTATCACTTTACCTCCACTTTTATGATCCTGACGGCCGTTTTAACTGGTGCTCGCTTGGGGGAAATTCAAGCATTAACTTGGAATGACGTTAATTTTAATTTTAAAACGATTAGCATTACTAAATCTTGGAATTCATCCGAAGGCGGTGGATTCAAAGATACCAAGACGGCTGGTTCAAATCGAATCATTGCAGTTAATGACGAATTGCTGAAATCATTAAAGATCTTGAAGGATCACAATAATGGAGAACTAATTTTTGTTAATCAATATAAATCCATTCCATCATCCTCTGCCGTTAATAAAAAGTTGCGTTCTATACTAAAAGACTTAGGAATTAAAAAGCAAGGCTTTCACTTTCATTCTTTACGACACTCACATGTAGCTTACCTACTATCTCGAGGAATTGACATTTACATCATTTCTAAGCGTTTAGGCCATGCTGACGTATCCACAACAACAAAGATTTATTCCTATTTAATGGATGAATATAAAGCAAAAAACGATCAACAGATTCGTGAAGAGTTAGATAACCTTTCCTCTCATGATGAAACTATACCAATCAAGCGGAACCTTTAATAAGGTTCCGTTTTTATTTGGTTATTTTACTCTGTATCAGGTTAAACTTTTTCTGCCCGTTTGGCCGTTATTTGCCCGTTATTATTTATATTTTAATACTTTCTAGTACGCTTTTATAAATTAAAAAAATTAAGAATGCCTATTTAACAGCATTCCTAATTTTAATATTTCTTCTAATTTGTATAATTATGCCGACTGCAGGAGTCGAACCTGTGACCCTCGGTTTACGATACCGATGCTCTACCAACTGAGCTAAGTCGGCAAATCCATTGTACAAAAAATGCTAACAATTAAGTTAGCATTTCGACAAAGCTCCGGCAGGCGGGCTCGAACCGTCGACAACCTGATTAACAGTCAGGTGCTCTACCAACTGAGCTATGCCGGAATAATCGCGTGGCAACGTCCTACCCTCGCAGGGGGCGATCCCCCAACTACTCTTGGCGTGCAGAAGCTTAACTTCTGTGTTCGGCATGGGAACAGGTGTATCCTTCTGGCTATCGCCACCACACTATTTTCCTTGAAAGAACTTCGTTCTCTCAAAACTAGCTAATATTAATTTTCTGCCCTTGAACACCATTTCTACTTGGTTAAGTCCTCGACCGATTAGTATTGGTCCGCTCCGTACATCACTGCACTTCCACTTCCAACCTATCTACCTGATCATCTCTCAGGGGTCTTACTTCCATATAGGAATGGGAAATCTCATCTTGAGGTGAGTTTCACACTTAGATGCTTTCAGCGTTTATCTCATCCATACGTAGCTACCCAGCGGTGCGCCTGGCGGCGCAACTGGTACACCAGCGGTATGTCCATCCCGGTCCTCTCGTACTAAGGACAGCTCCTCTCAAATTTCCTACGCCCGCGACGGATAGGGACCGAACTGTCTCACGACGTTCTGAACCCAGCTCGCGTACCGCTTTAATGGGCGAACAGCCCAACCCTTGGGACCGACTACAGCCCCAGGATGCGATGAGCCGACATCGAGGTGCCAAACCTCCCCGTCGATGTGGACTCTTGGGGGAGATAAGCCTGTTATCCCCAGGGTAGCTTTTATCCGTTGAGCGATGGCCCTTCCATACGGTACCACCGGATCACTAAGCCCGACTTTCGTCCCTGCTCGACCTGTCTGTCTCGCAGTCAAGCTCCCTTCTGCCTTTACACTCGTTGAATGATTTCCAACCATTCTGAGGGAACCTTTGGGCGCCTCCGTTACTGTTTGGGAGGCGACCGCCCCAGTCAAACTGCCTACCTGACACTGTCTCCCGCCACGCTAAGTGGCGCGGGTTAGAGTGTTCACACAGCGAGGGTAGTATCCCACCAACGCCTCTGCCGAAACTAGCGTTCCGGCTTCAATGGCTCCTACCTATCCTGTACAAGCTGTGTCAACACCCAATATCAAGCTACAGTAAAGCTCCATGGGGTCTTTCCGTCCTGTCGCGGGTAACCTGCTTCTTCACAGGTATCTTAATTTCACCGAGTCTCTCGTTGAGACAGTGCCCAGATCGTTACGCCTTTCGTGCGGGTCGGAACTTACCCGACAAGGAATTTCGCTACCTTAGGACCGTTATAGTTACGGCCGCCGTTTACTGGGGCTTCATTTCTGGGCTTCGCCGAAGCTAACTCATCCACTTAACCTTCCAGCACCGGGCAGGCGTCAGCCCCTATACGTCATCTTACGATTTTGCAGAAACCTGTGTTTTTGATAAACAGTCGCCTGGGCCTTTTCACTGCGGCTGTGCTTGCGCACAGCACCCCTTCTCCCGAAGTTACGGGGTCATTTTGCCGAGTTCCTTAACGAGAGTTCACTCGCTCACCTGAGGATTCTCTCCTCGACTACCTGTGTCGGTTTGCGGTACGGGTAGTTGATGACTCACTAGAAGCTTTTCTCGGCAGTGTGACGTTGGTTGCTTCCCTACTTAAATTTCGGTCCTCATCACCACTTGTCAACCCGCCAAAAAGCATTTGACTCTTTGACTGACTTGTGGCTTGAACATCCCTTTCCAACTGGATGCACAACTTAGCCTCCTGCGTCCCTCCATCGCTCAAACATCATCAACTAGTACAGGAATCTCAACCTGTTATCCATCGCCTACGCCTTTCGGCCTCGGCTTAGGTCCCGACTAACCCTGGGAGGACGAGCCTTCCCCAGGAAACCTTAGTCATTCGGTGGATCAGATTCTCACTGATCTTTCGCTACTCATACCGGCATTCTCACTTCTAAGCGCTCCACCAGTCCTTACGGTCTAGCTTCATTGCCCTTAGAACGCTCTCCTATCACTTGACCAAAGGTCAAGTCCACAGTCTCGGTAATATGCTTAGCCCCGGTAAATTTTCGGCGCGGAATCACTCGACTAGTGAGCTATTACGCACTCTTTAAATGATGGCTGCTTCTGAGCCAACATCCTAGTTGTCTATGCAACTCCACATCCTTTTCCACTTAGCATATATTTAGGGACCTTAACTGGTGGTCTGGGCTGTTCCCCTTTTGACGATGGATCTTATCACTCACCGTCTGACTCCCGGATAAAAATCAATGGTATTCGGAGTTTATCTGAACTTAGTAACCCATGACGGGCCCCTCATCCAAACAGTGGCTCTACCTCCATGATTCTACGTCCGAGGCTAGCCCTAAAGCTATTTCGGAGAGAACCAGCTATCTCCAAGTTCGTTTGGAATTTCACCGCTACCCACACCTCATCCCAGCACTTTTCAACGTACACGGGTTCGGGCCTCCAGTGCGTTTTACCGCACCTTCACCCTGGACATGGGTAGATCACCTGGTTTCGGGTCTACAGCAACATACTAAAACGCCCATTTCAGACTCGCTTTCGCTGCGGCTCCGGCTTTTAAACCTTAACCTGGCATGTTACCGTAACTCGCCGGTTCATTCTACAAGAGGCACGCTATCACCCATTAACGGGCTCTAACTGCTTGTAGGCACATGGTTTCAGGAACTATTTCACTCCCCTTCCGGGGTGCTTTTCACCTTTCCCTCACGGTACTGGTTCACTATCGGTCACTAGAGAGTATTTAGCCTTGGGAGATGGTCCTCCCGGATTCCGACGACGTTTCACGTGTGTCGCCGTACTCAGGATCCTGAACTGAGGGTCATTGATTTCACCTACGGGGCTATCACCCTGTTTCGCCAACCTTCCCAGATTGTTCGATTATCAACAACTTTGGTAACTCAAATGTTCAGTCCTACAACCCCAATGAGCAAGCTCATTGGTTTGGGCTGTTCCCCGTTCGCTCGCCGCTACTGAGGGAATCGAAAATTTCTTTCTGCTCCTGTGGGTACTGAGATGTTTCAGTTCCCCACGTCTACCTCTATACAGCTATGAATTCACTATATAGTAACAGTCGATTAAAACTGCTGGGTTTCCCCATTCGGAAATCTCCGGATCAAAGCTTACGTACAGCTCCCCGAAGCATATCGGTGTTAGTCCCGTCCTTCATCGGCTTCCAGTGCCAAGGCATCCACCATGCGCCCTTTTTAACTTAACCTGTACATCACGACGTGATGCAAAGTTAATTGAGTATTTGCGATTTTTTTCTAGTTAACAAACTCAAAATAACGCGGTGTTCTCGGTTGAAATTATATAAAATACAATTTCAAAAAAATTATTACAGAAAATTAATATTATCTAGTTTTCAAAGAACGAATTGAGAGTAGACCTCTCAAAACTAAACAAAACTTTCGACAATGTGCAGGATTCCGTTTTTCCTTAGAAAGGAGGTGATCCAGCCGCAGGTTCTCCTACGGCTACCTTGTTACGACTTCACCCTAATCATCTGTCCCACCTTAGACGGCTGGTCCCCGAAGGTTACCTCACCGGCTTTGGGTGTTACAAACTCTCATGGTGTGACGGGCGGTGTGTACAAGGCCCGGGAACGTATTCACCGTGGCATGCTGATCCACGATTACTAGCGATTCCAACTTCATGTAGGCGAGTTGCAGCCTACAATCCGAACTGAGAACGGCTTTAAGAGATTAGCTTGACCTCGCGGTTTCGCGACTCGTTGTACCGTCCATTGTAGCACGTGTGTAGCCCAGGTCATAAGGGGCATGATGATTTGACGTCATCCCCACCTTCCTCCGGTTTGTCACCGGCAGTCTTGCTAGAGTGCCCAACTGAATGCTGGCAACTAACAATAAGGGTTGCGCTCGTTGCGGGACTTAACCCAACATCTCACGACACGAGCTGACGACAACCATGCACCACCTGTCATTCTGTCCCCGAAGGGAACGCCTAATCTCTTAGGTTGGCAGAAGATGTCAAGACCTGGTAAGGTTCTTCGCGTAGCATCGAATTAAACCACATGCTCCACCGCTTGTGCGGGCCCCCGTCAATTCCTTTGAGTTTCAACCTTGCGGTCGTACTCCCCAGGCGGAGTGCTTAATGCGTTAGCTGCAGCACTGAAGGGCGGAAACCCTCCAACACTTAGCACTCATCGTTTACGGCATGGACTACCAGGGTATCTAATCCTGTTCGCTACCCATGCTTTCGAGCCTCAGCGTCAGTTACAGACCAGACAGCCGCCTTCGCCACTGGTGTTCTTCCATATATCTACGCATTTCACCGCTACACATGGAGTTCCACTGTCCTCTTCTGCACTCAAGTCTCCCGGTTTCCGATGCACTTCTCCGGTTAAGCCGAAGGCTTTCACATCAGACCTAAAAAACCGCCTGCGCTCGCTTTACGCCCAATAAATCCGGACAACGCTTGCCACCTACGTATTACCGCGGCTGCTGGCACGTAGTTAGCCGTGGCTTTCTGGTTGGATACCGTCAAGATGTCAACAGTTACTCTGACACCTGTTCTTCTCCAACAACAGAGTTTTACGAGCCGAAACCCTTCATCACTCACGCGGCGTTGCTCCATCAGACTTTCGTCCATTGTGGAAGATTCCCTACTGCTGCCTCCCGTAGGAGTTTGGGCCGTGTCTCAGTCCCAATGTGGCCGATTACCCTCTCAGGTCGGCTACGTATCATCGCCTTGGTAAGCCGTTACCTTACCAACAAGCTAATACGCCGCGGGTCCATCCTAAAGTGACAGCCGAAGCCGTCTTTTAAACCAAAACCAGGTGGTTTTGGTTGTTATACGGTATTAGCACCTGTTTCCAAGTGTTATCCCCTACTTCAAGGGCAGGTTACCCACGTGTTACTCACCAGTTCGCCACTCGTCTCAATGTTAAATCTTTCAGGTGCAAGCACCTGAAATCATCAACGGAGACGCGTTCGACTTGCATGTATTAGGCACGCCGCCAGCGTTCGTCCTGAGCCAGGATCAAACTCTCATCTTAAATTGTTTAAAATGATAAGCCTGTGATAGCTCATGATTTAAATTTATTATTTGTTTTACGAATTGACTTCGCAAATGTTTGGTTCCAATTCCGAAGAATTGAAACGCCCTGCACATTTGTTTGTCGAAAATTTTGTTCAGTTTTCAAAGGTCTACTTGGTTGCGGGTGAGATGAATCATCTCTCGCGACAACTATTTAAATATACCACGCTGATTGCTCAGAGTCAACAAAAACTTTTTTGATTAACACGCTTTGTTGTGTATTCCGTTCAAATCAGCATATATAAATATATCTGATTCTCACCGATTCGTCAAGTAAAAATCGAAAGTTAATTTGCAATCACAATTCAAAGTGGTCTACGTGAAGGTTACGACTAAAAAGTTTGAAGCTTCTTCAAAAAAATCACCAAAACAAAAAGCAATCCAAGTTGGATTGCTTTAAAAAAATTAATCGTTATTCGTATTATCCTCGGGACGCATTGTTGGGAACAGAATCACGTCACGAATAGATGGTGCATCGGTCAATAACATAACCAGTCGATCAATGCCGATTCCAAGTCCACCCGTTGGCGGCATGCCATACTCAAGGGCTTCAATGTAGTCTTCATCAATTCCTTCAGCCTCTTCGTTACCAGCTTTACGTTCAGCAACTTGAGCCTCAAATCGTTGACGCTGATCAATTGGGTCATTCAATTCAGAAAATGCATTGGCGAACTCGTTAGTCAAAATGTATAACTCAAAACGATCGGTAAATCTTGGATCATCATGGTTCTTCTTGGCCAGTGGTGAAATCTCAACCGGATGCCCATAAATAAATGTTGGCTGCTCCAGCTTAGGTTGAACGAGCTCCTCAAAAAATGCATTAATAATATGGCCGGTCTTCCACCATGGTTCGTAATGAATATGGTGTTCATCAGCCAATTTTTTAGCGTCATCATCAGACATTGGTTGCCAAAAATCAATTCCGGTATATTCCTTAATTGCATCAACCATATGCTGTCGTTTAAACGGTTTGTTCAAGTCAACGGTGTGGCCTTGATAAGTCACAACATTATCATCCGTAACAGCAGCTGCTGCTGCCTTAAAGATGCCCTCAGTTTCATCCATCACATCATGGAAGTCATAATAGGCAACATAGGATTCAAGCATCGTGAACTCCGGATTATGACGGGTATCCATTCCTTCATTTCTGAAGACCCGGCCAATTTCATAGACCCGTTCCAGTCCACCCACAATCAATCGCTTCAAATGCAGTTCAAGCGCAATTCTTAAATACAAGTCGATATTCAAAGCATTGTGATGGGTAATAAAGGGACGGGCATTCGCACCACCCGCAGAATTATGCAGAACTGGGGTTTCTACTTCTTGATAATCGTTTGAATCCAAATACTTACGGACAGCAGAAACAATCTTCGTGCGCTTAACAAAACGATCGAAGCTGTCCTGGTTGGAAATGAGATCAAGGTAGCGCTGACGATAACGCTGTTCCTTGTCCTTTAAGCCATGAAATTTATCTGGTAGCGGCCGCAGCGCCTTTGACAGGAAAGTAACTGACTCTGCACGAACAGTCAGTTCACCCATGTCTGTTTTGATAATTTGGCCGGAAATTCCGAGGTGATCACCAATGTCGGATCGTTTAAAAATATGGTAAATGTCATCACCGACAATATCCTTACGAACATATATCTGGATTTTTCCAGTTCGATCCTTTAAATCGGCAAAACCGACCTTACCTTTACCCCGCTTAGCAATCATTCTGCCGGCAATGGTAACTTTCTTGTCCTTTTCCATTAATTCATCTTTATCTTCATCATCAAAATCATGATGCAGTTGTTCAGCAAGATATGTACGCACGAATCGATGTCCAAATGGATCGATTCCTTCCTTGCGTAATTCGTCCATCTTCTGGCGACGGACGATCATTTGGTCATTCATTTCTTTGTCTTTGGCCACTGTGAAACCTCCTAAATGAAAATTTACTATTAATAATCATAACACAAAAAGCGCCGAATTTATTGTGCTATCCGGTGCTGACGTGCTTTTCGCTGTTCGTTTTTCTCCAAAAATTCATCAAAAATATCATCCATCGCTGATTCGCCGGATGCGTTCGTCAAGGCAACCTTGGTTCGAGCTGAATGAGGAATTCCCTTTAAGTAATAGCCGGCTTGACCGCGAAATTCGTGGGAACCGATATAATCACCTTTCAATTCTACCAAACGATGCAAATGTTCCTTGGCAGTAACCACCTTTTCCTCAGGTGTCGGCTCAGCTAACAGCTCGCCGGTTTCCAAATAATGCTGCGTCTGCTTTAAGATCCACGGATTACCTTCGACCGCACGGCCCATCATAACAGCATCGGTGCCAACTTCAGTTAACATCTTTTTGGCATCTTGCGGTGTTCTGACATCGCCATTTCCCATAAATGGGATGTGAATCTCCTGCGCAACCTGCTTCAAAATGCCCCAGTCCGCATGCCCCTCATACATTTGTTTCCGGGTTCGCCCATGCATCGCCAAAGCTGAAGCACCGGCTCTTTCAGCCGCTAAAGCGTTCTCAACCGCATAAATATGATCTTCATCCCAACCGGTTCTCATCTTAACGGTCACCGGCTTTTTAACGGCATCAGTTACATAAGAAACCATCTCGTAGACTTTCTTTGGGTCCAGCAGCCAACGAGCACCGGCATCAGTTTTGACAACCTTATTCACAGGGCATCCCATGTTGATATCAATGATATCGGCAGCAGTATTTTGATCGACAAATTTAGCGGCCTGAACCAACGTTTCCTTGGTTCCGCCAAAAATTTGGATACTCATCGGGTGTTCGCGGGGATCAACAAACATCATATCCAACGTTTTTTTGTTTTTGTACATAATCCCGCGGTCAGAAATCATTTCACAAACAACTAGGCCTGCCCCATATTCTTTACAGATAATTCTAAAGGCAGAATTTGTAACCCCTGCCATTGGTGCAACAACCACCTGATTAGGGATTGTGACATTACCAATATTCCATTTCATACTTTCACCTCAAAATTCGTTTGCAATTGTGAAATTCCGCTTGCTATATTATCACATATTTGTGAAAAACGACAGCCAACTTTAATGGTGTCCCTCAGCTTTAGCGACTTTGATGATTTTCCCCAGCTCTTCTTCATTAAAATGGTACTTGCTTTCGCAGAAGTTGCAAGTCACGTCAATTCCTTTATCCTCTTTGAGCATCGTTTCCAATTGGGGGACGGGGAGGCCCTCAAGATCTCGGCCAAACCGATTCTTCGAGCAGTTGCAGAAGAATTCCACCGGAACAGTTTCCAAAAAATGCAACTGACCTTTGCCAAAAATGAGTTCCAAAATATCTTCAGGACTTTGATTGTCCAATAAAAGCTCAGAAATCATCGGCATCTGTTTAATTCGGTCGATGACTTGATTAATCGTGTCATCAGTTGCATCCGGCAATACCTGCACGAGGTAGCCGCCGGCTGCGCCGATTGAATTATCATCGTTGACAAACACAGAGACCCCCACCGCTGATGGAATCTGTTCAGATTGGGCGAGGTAGTACGTGAAATCGTCGCCAATCTCACCTGAAGCCAGCGGCACGCTTCCAGTATAGGGATCCTCACCTTCGGCAGCACGACTCACCTCAATTAAGCCGTTGACACCAACCGCCTTGCCAACATCAATTTTATGATGGGCATTAAGTGGTAAATGCACATGAGGGTTTTGAATATAGCCTTTGACATGGCCGTTCGAATCACTATCAGCGACGATTTGGCCAACTGGTCCTTGACCATTGATTTTAACCGTCACAGCTTCACCATTTTTTTCAACCGATTCAGCAAGCATAACTGTGCCGACTAATGTCCGTCCCAAAGCTGCAGATGATGCACTCCAGGTATCGTGGTCTTGCTGGGCAGTCGTTACAAGTTGCTTGGCATTCACAGCGTATGCCCGAAACATGCCATCGGTCGTTGTTGCTTTAACTAAATAATCATCCATATCTTGCACCTCTTCTAAAAAATAAAAACGAGTTTAGAGATAATTCTACCCTAAACTCATTTTTGAAATATTCAACTAATTGTTATCGTCATTGTCATGATTGTTATCTTTTGGTTGACCATTGTTAGAGACGTCATCTGGTTTTTCAGAGTCATCCGTGCTTTGATCATCCGAATTGTTTTGGTCAGTGTCTTGAGTTTGATCCCCAGTTGTATGACCCTTTTCCAATTCAGCTTGACGTTCAGCTTCCTTACGTTCCAATTCACGTTTGGCTTCTTCAAAGGTTGCCGCACGCTCACTTGGAAATTCACTTGTATCGGAACTTTCAGGCATTTTACCTGTGTGCCAAAGTGAAAGAATCTGCTTCTCATCAAGGGTTTCATACTTCAACAAGGCTTCCGCAATCAGCTTGTGCTTATCACGATGCTCCTCGATAATCTTCTTAGCAGTGTCGTGAGCTTCGTTGGTTAAACGACGAACCTCTTCATCAACAGCAGCACCGGTTTCTTGAGAATATCTTGGACCATAAGTGTCTTGGGCAGGATTTTCAAGCTGTACCGGACCAAGTCGTTTGCTCATTCCATACTGAGTAACCATGGCTCGAGCGATGTTGGTTGCCTGTTCAAAGTCATTGGAAGCACCAGAGGATTGTGAGTCAAAGACAATTTCTTCGGCAGCACGACCACCCATCAAACCGGCAATCTGTTCCATCGCGTCCTTCTTAGACATCAACTGCTGGTCTTCACGCGGCAGCATAATCGCATAACCACCGGCACGGCCACGGGGTACAATGGTAACCTTGTGGACAACTCGGGCATCATTCAAGACCAACCCAACCACAGTATGGCCGGCTTCGTGATAAGCAACGGTTTCCCGTTCCTCTTTTGAAATAACCCGATTCCGTTTGGCAGGACCGGCGATCACACGATCTTCGGCCTCGTCCAAGTCACTCGCGTCGATTTGCGTCTTGTTGCGACGAGCAGCCAGCAAGGCCGCTTCATTCAGCAGGTTGGCCAAATCGGCACCAACGAATCCTGGCGTTTGCTTGGCAATCTCGTGCAGATCAACGTCGTTTGCCAATGGCTTGTTTTTAGAATGGACTTTCAGAATTGCTTCACGACCGTTAATATCTGGACGTCCAACCAAGATCTTCCGGTCAAAACGACCTGGACGAGTCAAGGCGGGATCCAAAACATCGGCACGGTTGGTTGCGGCAATGACAATCACGCCTTCATTGCCACTGAATCCATCCATTTCAACCAGTAATTGGTTAAGGGTCTGCTCACGTTCATCATGGCCCCCACCCATGCCGGCGCCACGACGACGACCGACGGCATCAATTTCATCGATGAAGATGATGGCGGGAGCAGCCTTCTTGGCTTGATCAAACAAGTCACGAACACGGCTGGCACCAACACCTACGAACATTTCAACGAAATCAGAACCGGAAATTGAGTAGAACGGCACTCCGGCTTCACCGGC
Above is a genomic segment from Lentilactobacillus buchneri containing:
- the dusB gene encoding tRNA dihydrouridine synthase DusB gives rise to the protein MKWNIGNVTIPNQVVVAPMAGVTNSAFRIICKEYGAGLVVCEMISDRGIMYKNKKTLDMMFVDPREHPMSIQIFGGTKETLVQAAKFVDQNTAADIIDINMGCPVNKVVKTDAGARWLLDPKKVYEMVSYVTDAVKKPVTVKMRTGWDEDHIYAVENALAAERAGASALAMHGRTRKQMYEGHADWGILKQVAQEIHIPFMGNGDVRTPQDAKKMLTEVGTDAVMMGRAVEGNPWILKQTQHYLETGELLAEPTPEEKVVTAKEHLHRLVELKGDYIGSHEFRGQAGYYLKGIPHSARTKVALTNASGESAMDDIFDEFLEKNEQRKARQHRIAQ
- the ftsH gene encoding ATP-dependent zinc metalloprotease FtsH, coding for MNSNRNGLFKNSLFYIVIFLLIMGVIYFFNGNTNQTTSQEIQSSQFVKNLKDDKVKSFSVQPSGGVYKVTGTYRQGQKVQVQSGLIGGNQTQSKNVTKFTATVLENNSSIAEITKAAQSNNVKMNAKPEESSGFWVNLLVYVLPLLLFVWFFYMMMGRAGGQGGGNGKVMSFGKSKAKPADSKQNKVRFSDVAGEEEEKQELVEVVEFLKDPRKFTTLGATIPHGVLLEGPPGTGKTLLAKAVAGEAGVPFYSISGSDFVEMFVGVGASRVRDLFDQAKKAAPAIIFIDEIDAVGRRRGAGMGGGHDEREQTLNQLLVEMDGFSGNEGVIVIAATNRADVLDPALTRPGRFDRKILVGRPDINGREAILKVHSKNKPLANDVDLHEIAKQTPGFVGADLANLLNEAALLAARRNKTQIDASDLDEAEDRVIAGPAKRNRVISKEERETVAYHEAGHTVVGLVLNDARVVHKVTIVPRGRAGGYAIMLPREDQQLMSKKDAMEQIAGLMGGRAAEEIVFDSQSSGASNDFEQATNIARAMVTQYGMSKRLGPVQLENPAQDTYGPRYSQETGAAVDEEVRRLTNEAHDTAKKIIEEHRDKHKLIAEALLKYETLDEKQILSLWHTGKMPESSDTSEFPSERAATFEEAKRELERKEAERQAELEKGHTTGDQTQDTDQNNSDDQSTDDSEKPDDVSNNGQPKDNNHDNDDNN
- the lysS gene encoding lysine--tRNA ligase, producing the protein MAKDKEMNDQMIVRRQKMDELRKEGIDPFGHRFVRTYLAEQLHHDFDDEDKDELMEKDKKVTIAGRMIAKRGKGKVGFADLKDRTGKIQIYVRKDIVGDDIYHIFKRSDIGDHLGISGQIIKTDMGELTVRAESVTFLSKALRPLPDKFHGLKDKEQRYRQRYLDLISNQDSFDRFVKRTKIVSAVRKYLDSNDYQEVETPVLHNSAGGANARPFITHHNALNIDLYLRIALELHLKRLIVGGLERVYEIGRVFRNEGMDTRHNPEFTMLESYVAYYDFHDVMDETEGIFKAAAAAVTDDNVVTYQGHTVDLNKPFKRQHMVDAIKEYTGIDFWQPMSDDDAKKLADEHHIHYEPWWKTGHIINAFFEELVQPKLEQPTFIYGHPVEISPLAKKNHDDPRFTDRFELYILTNEFANAFSELNDPIDQRQRFEAQVAERKAGNEEAEGIDEDYIEALEYGMPPTGGLGIGIDRLVMLLTDAPSIRDVILFPTMRPEDNTNND
- the hslO gene encoding Hsp33 family molecular chaperone HslO, yielding MDDYLVKATTTDGMFRAYAVNAKQLVTTAQQDHDTWSASSAALGRTLVGTVMLAESVEKNGEAVTVKINGQGPVGQIVADSDSNGHVKGYIQNPHVHLPLNAHHKIDVGKAVGVNGLIEVSRAAEGEDPYTGSVPLASGEIGDDFTYYLAQSEQIPSAVGVSVFVNDDNSIGAAGGYLVQVLPDATDDTINQVIDRIKQMPMISELLLDNQSPEDILELIFGKGQLHFLETVPVEFFCNCSKNRFGRDLEGLPVPQLETMLKEDKGIDVTCNFCESKYHFNEEELGKIIKVAKAEGHH
- a CDS encoding site-specific integrase, with the protein product MPSIRKHGHGYQVRYYYYDANGQEHEKTKSGFRTKSAAKLFASQLEIDIHNGLDLVPKDPKFADYFDYFYHTYKEPKIENQTKNRYKITSRVLHNYFGDVTLKSIDRPQYQAFINFYGHSHAKDTVYKVNSLIRATVQNAILDDLIHKDFTQRVSLIYDKSRDKHVEYLNVAEIKRLIAYLENHLNYHFTSTFMILTAVLTGARLGEIQALTWNDVNFNFKTISITKSWNSSEGGGFKDTKTAGSNRIIAVNDELLKSLKILKDHNNGELIFVNQYKSIPSSSAVNKKLRSILKDLGIKKQGFHFHSLRHSHVAYLLSRGIDIYIISKRLGHADVSTTTKIYSYLMDEYKAKNDQQIREELDNLSSHDETIPIKRNL